The Papaver somniferum cultivar HN1 chromosome 3, ASM357369v1, whole genome shotgun sequence genome includes a region encoding these proteins:
- the LOC113357671 gene encoding NADH dehydrogenase [ubiquinone] 1 beta subcomplex subunit 9-like, with translation MSLTYATRRAAQKERVRILYRRALKDCLNWAVHRHLFYQDASELRERFEANKNVEDPDTVDRMISTGEAHYNKFRHPDPYIVPWAPGGSKFTRNPAPPTGIEIVYNYGREDND, from the exons ATGAGTTTGACATACGCAACGAGAAGAGCAGCTCAGAAGGAGCGAGTGAGGATTCTATACAGAAGAGCCCTCAAAGATTGTTTAAATTGGGCTGTTCATCGTCATCTTTTCTATCAAGAT GCATCGGAGCTGAGAGAAAGGTTTGAAGCCAACAAAAATGTG GAAGATCCCGACACAGTCGACAGGATGATCTCAACGGGTGAAGCACATTACAACAAGTTTCGACACCCTGATCCCTACATCG TTCCATGGGCCCCTGGTGGTTCTAAATTTACGCGAAACCCAGCACCACCTACCGGG ATCGAGATAGTCTACAACTATGGACGAGAAGACAATGACTAA